The Nostoc sp. PCC 7524 nucleotide sequence GGACAGTTGGATTAACTTTCACAAAAGTTTCGCGCAAGATGCCCTGGGGGTCGATGATAAAGGTATGGCGTGAGGATAAAAATCCCAGCCAAGAACCATAAGCTTTGCTGACAGCGCCAGTAGTATCAGCCAATAAAGGGAATTTTAATCCTTCAGAATCACAAAATTCCGCATGGGAATCTATATCATCAGCACTGACACCGACAATTTGCACATTTTTGTCGAGGTATTTCGGTAAATCTTGCTGAAAACGACGGGCTTCAATGGTGCAACCAGCAGTAAAGTCTTTGGGATAAAAGTACAGAACTACCCATTTACCACGCAAGTCAGAGAGAGCAATTTGTCCATCACCTGTATTGGTAGGCAGAGTAAAATCTGGTGCAGGTTGATTAATTGCAGGAAGTTTGCCCCCAAGTGCATCAGCAGCAGGGGCAAAATTTAACCAACTGATGACAGCAAAACAACTGACAAATAAGATATGCAGAAAATTGCGGCGGGAAATCATGATGTAGGCAAGAATAACAACTTTACATAAGTTTACAATTCTTAGCTACTGAAAGTTAGTAGGCTGCGTCAGATATGAATAATTTTTTGATACAGCTAAGTTTTCTCGCACTGACGCACCCTACATTTTGGATATGTTTTTATTCGATATCCTTGTGTGTCTCTGGTTCCTCAGTAGCTGGAGGCTGATCTACACTTTCAAGGTATTGACTATCTAAAAGAAAAGCTCCTTTCTCAAAGCGGATACCCCAATATCCACCGGGACGACGATCTAGGACTATGCCTTGATCACCCACTTGAATGATATCCGGGGGGCGTAACATGGGCATGGGGTCTGCGGTTTTGATGTAGGGCGGTAATGCTACAACCCTGACTTTACTACCAATGGTAAATTCTTCAGACATACTAAAAAATGAAAAGAGCTATGAGTTTTGATCAACTCATAACTCATAGCTCTCAACTTTACTAGAGGCGTGAGTGAATATTCTGTTGTGTTGGGAAGGAGATAAAGGAAAAGGGTAGCATTTTTACCCTTTCCCTGTCTTCTGCAAGAAGTCTATTAACTTGGGGCTATGGAAAATAATTTTTGTACTTCATTTAAGGGTAAGTGCCAAAGTAATTCCGGTTGCCAAGTGTCTGGATCAAACTGAGACTGACAGCCACGTTGGTAGGCTTGCCATAATCTGTCCCAACTAAATTGTTGGCGATAATTGAGATTTCTATGGATGACTCGCAACAGTCCTAGCGTCAGCATCATATTAAACAGGTGAAACTTAGCCCCTAATAAAAATGCTTGTACTTCAGCTTCATTAATAGGATCTGTACCGTAACCTGTGAGGACATGAACGCCATCATGGAGTTGTTTCCGTCGGGTGCCAGTGGTGAAAGGTTTGATGTGATTGACATCGAGGAAATCAGCCCAAGTTCTGCCAAAAGTGCCTAGAGGGAGCGATCGCAATTTCTCTATTGCCACGATTGCTGGCACATTTTCACCCCTAGCGGCGGTGATGTCATCTATTAAGTCTAAAAATTGTTGTAGGCGAGGGGTAGGCTGAGAGTCAGCAGCAAATGGTTGCATGATCATTTAGCGATTATTATTACGTTGCTGCCAACGCTGACGACGATTGGCTTTGAGTTCTTGTAGTTTGGCTTGCTGTTCAGGAGTCAAAACTGCTTGCATTTGTTTTTGAGATTCTTCCCGAATGGCGCGCATTCTGGCTTTTTGGTCATCAGTTAAATTCAAGTCAGCTAACTTCATACCAGGACGTTTACCTGCTTGGGGGCGATCGCCTGGTTGACGCTGCGCTCGGCGTGCTTGACGTTCTTGACGAGCAGCTTCTAGTTTGGCTTTTTGTTCTGGGGTGAAAACTGCTTCCATTTGAGTGCGGGTGTTGCGCTGAATTTCTTGAATTCTGGCTTTTTGATCTGCTGTTAATTCCAAAGCTGCCCAAGGGCCTTTTTTAGCAGCTTGTGCAACTTGAAATCGGGAATTAGAGAAGGTTTGTGCTTGTACAGCCAAGGGAGTTGCGGTTAAAGTCAGAGCGATCGCGCCAGCTAACAGGGATAATGATTTGAGTTGCATTGATGACCTCGTGTTGTTTTCTTGTTGAGTCTGCAACTATCTTATGAACTAACATTCCTAACTAACATGAGGAGAAAGTCACGAATACACCCATGACTAAAGTCATGCTTGAATTATGATTTAGGTTACTGGTAAGACTTACAACAATAGACTAGATATAGAAAAATCAGTTTGTTAATTTTAAACTTGTTATTATGGGTCGTCCTATTCAAATCAATAATCATCCGTTCCGCTTCCTGCTTTATTTGGAATGGATACTACTAGCAATTTCTATCATTACATCTGTATGGCCACATTCTTCGCCAAGGTTTGCTAACAGATTTCCCGAACTGACAATTTTAAATCTGACTATTTTTGGCTTAATGGGCTTAAGATTGCCTACAGGTAATCAACTAACTAAAATTATCTATACAGCTTGTGGAATTAGTTTAATATTTATCACTGGTTTATTTGGTAGTCGGGCTGATCGGTTGTTTCCATTTCTCTACATAATTATTGTCATTCGTAGTTGTTTAATCTTTCAGTTACCTGGACGTTTATCAGTTACGTTTATCTCTTTTACTTTGTTTTTATTATCTCTCATCTATCGGATGCCTCGTTATCCATTGCCACTGCCAGCGCAAGAAAGATTCCGATTTTTTACTTTTAATTTAGCTTTAGTATTTGGTTTAAGTTTAGTATTTGTTTTACTATTAATGAATACTGTATTATCTGAGCGTCAGAGCCGAGAAGAATTAGCTGTTGCCAATGAAAAACTCAGACAGTATGCTTTACGAATTGAAAATCAAGCCACATTAGAAGAACGCAATCGCATCGCCCGTGAAATTCATGATTCTTTGGGGCATTCTTTGACTGCTTTAAATCTGCAATTAGAAACTGCTTTAAAACTTTATCAAGCTAATCCCGATAAAGCTCAGAGTTTTTTAGCTAGAGCTAAGGAGTTGGGTTCTAAAGCTTTACAAGATGTGAGACAGTCAGTTTCTACTATGCGATCGCATCCATTACAAGAACAATCTTTAGCACAGGCTATTGATAACTTAGCGGAAGACTTTCAACGTTCTAGTAATATGATATTACATCGTCATATTAATCTTGAATATCCCTTATCAACTG carries:
- a CDS encoding peroxiredoxin yields the protein MISRRNFLHILFVSCFAVISWLNFAPAADALGGKLPAINQPAPDFTLPTNTGDGQIALSDLRGKWVVLYFYPKDFTAGCTIEARRFQQDLPKYLDKNVQIVGVSADDIDSHAEFCDSEGLKFPLLADTTGAVSKAYGSWLGFLSSRHTFIIDPQGILRETFVKVNPTVHSAEVLARLEQLQSAAS
- the sipA gene encoding regulatory protein SipA, whose amino-acid sequence is MSEEFTIGSKVRVVALPPYIKTADPMPMLRPPDIIQVGDQGIVLDRRPGGYWGIRFEKGAFLLDSQYLESVDQPPATEEPETHKDIE
- a CDS encoding Coq4 family protein is translated as MQPFAADSQPTPRLQQFLDLIDDITAARGENVPAIVAIEKLRSLPLGTFGRTWADFLDVNHIKPFTTGTRRKQLHDGVHVLTGYGTDPINEAEVQAFLLGAKFHLFNMMLTLGLLRVIHRNLNYRQQFSWDRLWQAYQRGCQSQFDPDTWQPELLWHLPLNEVQKLFSIAPS
- a CDS encoding Spy/CpxP family protein refolding chaperone: MQLKSLSLLAGAIALTLTATPLAVQAQTFSNSRFQVAQAAKKGPWAALELTADQKARIQEIQRNTRTQMEAVFTPEQKAKLEAARQERQARRAQRQPGDRPQAGKRPGMKLADLNLTDDQKARMRAIREESQKQMQAVLTPEQQAKLQELKANRRQRWQQRNNNR
- a CDS encoding sensor histidine kinase; the encoded protein is MGRPIQINNHPFRFLLYLEWILLAISIITSVWPHSSPRFANRFPELTILNLTIFGLMGLRLPTGNQLTKIIYTACGISLIFITGLFGSRADRLFPFLYIIIVIRSCLIFQLPGRLSVTFISFTLFLLSLIYRMPRYPLPLPAQERFRFFTFNLALVFGLSLVFVLLLMNTVLSERQSREELAVANEKLRQYALRIENQATLEERNRIAREIHDSLGHSLTALNLQLETALKLYQANPDKAQSFLARAKELGSKALQDVRQSVSTMRSHPLQEQSLAQAIDNLAEDFQRSSNMILHRHINLEYPLSTEVNTALYRIIQESLTNISKHARATEVNLEISINRGSLHLIIQDNGRGFDIQQNTTGFGLQSMRDRTLALGGKFTINSAFGCGCQITVDIPLGRLIS